The following proteins come from a genomic window of Gimesia chilikensis:
- the purD gene encoding phosphoribosylamine--glycine ligase has translation MRTMKVLVVGQGGREHALVWKLAQSESVSQVFCAPGNAGTCLDGTNVDISVSDIPRMVAFAKEEAIGLAIIGPEVPLVAGLADALRKEGIPVFGPSKAAAELEGSKSFAKQMMWKANVPTAKSETFNNFEAAEAFVEDREEQPLVIKADGLAAGKGVLICDTKQEALDAIRSLMKIREFGDAGKTVIIEEKLIGQEVSILAIVSGSTIIPLETSQDHKAAYDGDKGPNTGGMGAYSPAPLVTESLMSEIIEKILVPMVNVMKIEDRPFNGILYAGLMITNQGPKVLEFNVRFGDPEAQPVLMRLKTDLGELLLAAAEERLDDIEPLEWDERPTVCVVMAAEGYPGDYEKGKVIRGLDEAAALADTKVFHAGTTMKDEQVVTDGGRVLGVTAVGDSISDAKLKAYQAVKCIRWDGAWCRKDISDKAR, from the coding sequence TTGAGAACGATGAAAGTGTTAGTGGTTGGTCAGGGTGGTCGGGAACATGCTCTGGTCTGGAAACTGGCTCAGTCCGAATCCGTCTCCCAGGTCTTTTGTGCTCCAGGTAATGCAGGCACCTGTCTGGATGGAACGAATGTGGATATCAGTGTTTCAGATATCCCCCGCATGGTCGCCTTTGCGAAGGAAGAAGCCATCGGCCTGGCGATTATCGGCCCCGAAGTTCCACTGGTCGCAGGTCTGGCAGATGCCCTGCGGAAGGAAGGCATTCCAGTCTTCGGTCCCTCTAAAGCGGCTGCGGAGCTGGAAGGCAGTAAATCGTTCGCCAAGCAGATGATGTGGAAGGCGAATGTTCCCACAGCGAAATCAGAAACATTCAATAACTTTGAGGCGGCCGAGGCCTTTGTTGAAGACCGCGAAGAACAGCCGCTGGTGATTAAGGCAGACGGTCTGGCTGCAGGCAAAGGTGTGCTGATCTGTGACACAAAACAGGAAGCACTGGATGCCATCAGGTCGCTGATGAAAATCAGAGAGTTCGGCGATGCAGGCAAAACCGTCATCATCGAAGAGAAACTGATCGGCCAGGAAGTCAGTATTCTGGCAATCGTCAGCGGTTCGACGATTATCCCTCTCGAAACCTCTCAGGATCACAAAGCAGCCTACGATGGAGACAAAGGTCCCAATACCGGTGGCATGGGAGCTTATAGCCCTGCCCCACTGGTTACCGAATCATTGATGAGCGAGATCATCGAAAAGATTCTGGTGCCGATGGTCAACGTCATGAAAATTGAAGATCGTCCCTTTAACGGGATTCTCTACGCCGGTCTGATGATCACCAACCAGGGACCAAAGGTGCTGGAATTCAATGTGCGATTTGGTGATCCCGAAGCACAACCGGTGCTGATGCGGCTCAAGACCGATCTCGGAGAACTCCTGCTCGCAGCCGCGGAAGAGCGTCTGGACGATATCGAGCCACTGGAGTGGGACGAACGTCCAACCGTTTGTGTGGTGATGGCCGCTGAAGGTTATCCCGGCGATTATGAAAAAGGGAAGGTCATTCGCGGACTGGATGAAGCGGCAGCACTGGCGGACACGAAAGTCTTCCATGCAGGGACAACCATGAAAGATGAGCAGGTTGTCACCGATGGCGGGCGTGTGCTGGGAGTCACCGCAGTTGGTGATTCGATCAGCGATGCCAAGTTGAAAGCCTACCAGGCTGTGAAGTGCATCCGCTGGGATGGTGCCTGGTGCCGCAAGGATATTTCCGACAAGGCTCGCTGA
- a CDS encoding 2-phosphosulfolactate phosphatase, which produces MPAEIRTCFLPVLSQPEEFSGSVAVILDILRASSTITYALNSGAEAVIPCQEIDEARELAAQLRSAGEQVLLGGERKGIQIEGFDLDNSPARYPADVVQDRKIVFTTSNGTRALKRAIQARRILVGAFLNLDALLKILKASDGLIYLVCAGTDGVVTGEDCLCAGAIASELVEQCEQDLVLDDSTRIVIDHYRTQIQQPDGLLQGVRASLGGRNLIRRGFEEDIQLCCQRGLISQVPEFDHQTGLITFSAG; this is translated from the coding sequence ATGCCTGCTGAGATACGAACCTGCTTTTTACCTGTCTTGTCACAACCTGAAGAGTTTTCAGGGAGTGTCGCTGTGATTCTGGATATTCTGCGTGCTTCGTCCACGATAACCTACGCGCTGAATTCCGGAGCCGAGGCGGTCATTCCGTGTCAGGAAATCGACGAAGCCCGCGAATTGGCAGCGCAACTCCGGTCTGCAGGCGAGCAGGTTCTGCTCGGAGGCGAACGCAAAGGGATTCAGATTGAAGGCTTCGATCTGGATAATTCCCCTGCCCGCTATCCTGCTGACGTAGTACAGGACAGGAAGATTGTCTTCACCACCAGTAACGGCACACGGGCGCTGAAACGAGCCATCCAGGCACGACGAATCCTGGTCGGGGCGTTTCTTAATCTGGACGCATTGCTGAAAATTCTCAAAGCGAGTGACGGGCTGATCTATCTGGTCTGTGCCGGAACGGATGGGGTCGTCACGGGAGAAGATTGTCTCTGCGCCGGTGCGATTGCATCCGAACTGGTCGAGCAGTGCGAGCAGGATCTGGTATTGGACGATTCCACACGGATCGTGATCGACCATTACCGGACACAGATCCAGCAGCCAGATGGCCTGTTACAGGGAGTCCGCGCCAGCCTGGGAGGCCGCAACCTGATTCGGCGTGGCTTTGAAGAGGATATTCAACTATGTTGCCAGCGTGGACTGATTTCACAAGTCCCTGAATTTGATCACCAGACCGGCCTGATTACGTTTTCAGCCGGCTGA